In Vicugna pacos chromosome 10, VicPac4, whole genome shotgun sequence, the following proteins share a genomic window:
- the C10H11orf16 gene encoding uncharacterized protein C11orf16 homolog isoform X2 encodes MEPSAGPGMPLPKYCSVATTLKSPAWAGAAPPWDLSFACPLALRAPWLPQHGLLTRYASYHPCLHIADPAWQRPGWLGRVGGAADTWILARREPDGFYYRAQIKAAPELERQGALLVEFEAPLVTGPEQPAQGQNVVLKEDVIQFSPSLECSLRPGDKVLALWGPDPQRYGPGTVILGLEATDPQRASKEEITVYFWNGKIATVPLGGVTWVPPAVWKKAVDRLQVSFTWERPSPLLWAPRCSLVGPVAGCVTNGLPLSTLLLCPACHPCACCQLLCQGCLCCCPLAGPTWWPLARTSGATAREHPEVGLKPTAQPMPLEDPEEEGGAVQVSMAASSSSTSSSSEEEDTENGLETGLPRRLTVDSMVNTDPILHEKSPRRQGGLCRPEWRYWRRNRAEPHPGKPGTRLCNIRKGEKGDKHRVKSAAAESTQELVLEAAGMKPLSIRPKGAEHKKLSRGTVTRQSDGNAP; translated from the exons ATGGAACCGTCCGCAGGGCCTGGGATGCCTTTGCCCAAATACTGCAGTGTGGCCACAACCCTGAAGTCCCCTGCCTGGGCTGGCGCTGCTCCTCCCTGGGACCTCTCCTTCGCCTGCCCCCTCGCTCTCCGAGCACCCTGGCTCCCCCAGCACGGCCTCCTCACCAG ATATGCATCTTATCACCCGTGTCTCCACATTGCTGACCCAGCATGGCAGAGGCCTGGCTGGCTGGGAAGAGTTGGAGGTGCTGCTGACACATGGATCCTGGCAAGAAGGGAACCAGATGGCTTTTATTACAGGGCTCAGATAAAGGCTGCTCCAGAG CTGGAGAGGCAGGGGGCCCTGCTGGTGGAATTTGAGGCTCCCCTTGTCACAGGCCCAGAGCAGCCAGCCCAGGGGCAGAACGTGGTCTTAAAGGAAGATGTTATTCAGTTCTCACCATCCTTGGAATGCTCCCTGAGACCTGGGGACAAGGTGCTGGCACTCTGGGGGCCAGACCCACAGCGGTATGGCCCTGGCACTGTTATCTTGGGCTTGGAGGCGACAGACCCCCAGAGAG CATCAAAAGAAGAAATTACTGTTTACTTCTGGAATGGCAAGATAGCCACAGTGCCCTTAGGAGGGGTCACGTGGGTGCCCCCGGCTGTCTGGAAGAAGGCTGTGGACAGGCTGCAAGTGTCTTTCACCTGGGAgcgccccagccccctcctctgggCCCCTCGCTGCTCTCTGGTGGGGCCGGTTGCTGGATGTGTCACCAACGGGCTTCCTCTGAGCACTCTGCTCCTGTGCCCCGCCTGCCACCCGTGTGCCTGCTGCCAGCTGCTGTGCCAGGGCTGCCTCTGCTGCTGCCCCTTGGCTGGACCCACCTGGTGGCCTCTCGCCAGGACCTCGGGGGCCACAGCCAGAGAACATCCTGAGGTGGGGCTGAAGCCCACCGCCCAGCCCATGCCCCTGGAGGacccagaggaggaaggaggagcagtGCAGGTGTCCATGGCTGCTTCTTCCTCCTCTACTTCCTCTTCATCCGAAGAGGAGGACACAGAGAATGGACTGGAGACGGGCCTCCCTCGGAGGCTGACGGTGGACAGCATGGTCAACACAGACCCCATCCTTCATGAGAAGTCTCCAAGGAGGCAGGGTGGCCTCTGCCGGCCcgagtggaggtactggaggagAAACAGGGCTGAGCCGCATCCTGGGAAGCCAG GAACAAGACTTTGCAATATCCGGAAAGGAGAGAAGGGTGATAAACACAGAGTGAAAAGTGCAGCAGCAGAGAGTACCCAGGAGCTGGTCCTGGAAGCGGCTGGCATGAAGCCACTCTCCATCCGGCCAAAGGGAGCTGAACACAAAAAGCTGAGTCGAGGCACTGTGACACGTCAGAGTGACGGGAACGCCCCTTAG
- the C10H11orf16 gene encoding uncharacterized protein C11orf16 homolog isoform X3 produces MEPSAGPGMPLPKYCSVATTLKSPAWAGAAPPWDLSFACPLALRAPWLPQHGLLTRYASYHPCLHIADPAWQRPGWLGRVGGAADTWILARREPDGFYYRAQIKAAPELERQGALLVEFEAPLVTGPEQPAQGQNVVLKEDVIQFSPSLECSLRPGDKVLALWGPDPQRYGPGTVILGLEATDPQRASKEEITVYFWNGKIATVPLGGVTWVPPAVWKKAVDRLQVSFTWERPSPLLWAPRCSLVGPVAGCVTNGLPLSTLLLCPACHPCACCQLLCQGCLCCCPLAGPTWWPLARTSGATAREHPEVGLKPTAQPMPLEDPEEEGGAVQVSMAASSSSTSSSSEEEDTENGLETGLPRRLTVDSMVNTDPILHEKSPRRQGGLCRPEWRYWRRNRAEPHPGKPDFVPFEGNMLLCF; encoded by the exons ATGGAACCGTCCGCAGGGCCTGGGATGCCTTTGCCCAAATACTGCAGTGTGGCCACAACCCTGAAGTCCCCTGCCTGGGCTGGCGCTGCTCCTCCCTGGGACCTCTCCTTCGCCTGCCCCCTCGCTCTCCGAGCACCCTGGCTCCCCCAGCACGGCCTCCTCACCAG ATATGCATCTTATCACCCGTGTCTCCACATTGCTGACCCAGCATGGCAGAGGCCTGGCTGGCTGGGAAGAGTTGGAGGTGCTGCTGACACATGGATCCTGGCAAGAAGGGAACCAGATGGCTTTTATTACAGGGCTCAGATAAAGGCTGCTCCAGAG CTGGAGAGGCAGGGGGCCCTGCTGGTGGAATTTGAGGCTCCCCTTGTCACAGGCCCAGAGCAGCCAGCCCAGGGGCAGAACGTGGTCTTAAAGGAAGATGTTATTCAGTTCTCACCATCCTTGGAATGCTCCCTGAGACCTGGGGACAAGGTGCTGGCACTCTGGGGGCCAGACCCACAGCGGTATGGCCCTGGCACTGTTATCTTGGGCTTGGAGGCGACAGACCCCCAGAGAG CATCAAAAGAAGAAATTACTGTTTACTTCTGGAATGGCAAGATAGCCACAGTGCCCTTAGGAGGGGTCACGTGGGTGCCCCCGGCTGTCTGGAAGAAGGCTGTGGACAGGCTGCAAGTGTCTTTCACCTGGGAgcgccccagccccctcctctgggCCCCTCGCTGCTCTCTGGTGGGGCCGGTTGCTGGATGTGTCACCAACGGGCTTCCTCTGAGCACTCTGCTCCTGTGCCCCGCCTGCCACCCGTGTGCCTGCTGCCAGCTGCTGTGCCAGGGCTGCCTCTGCTGCTGCCCCTTGGCTGGACCCACCTGGTGGCCTCTCGCCAGGACCTCGGGGGCCACAGCCAGAGAACATCCTGAGGTGGGGCTGAAGCCCACCGCCCAGCCCATGCCCCTGGAGGacccagaggaggaaggaggagcagtGCAGGTGTCCATGGCTGCTTCTTCCTCCTCTACTTCCTCTTCATCCGAAGAGGAGGACACAGAGAATGGACTGGAGACGGGCCTCCCTCGGAGGCTGACGGTGGACAGCATGGTCAACACAGACCCCATCCTTCATGAGAAGTCTCCAAGGAGGCAGGGTGGCCTCTGCCGGCCcgagtggaggtactggaggagAAACAGGGCTGAGCCGCATCCTGGGAAGCCAG aTTTTGTCCCCTTTGAAGGAAACATGCTGCTTTGCTTCTAA
- the C10H11orf16 gene encoding uncharacterized protein C11orf16 homolog isoform X4, with protein sequence MEPSAGPGMPLPKYCSVATTLKSPAWAGAAPPWDLSFACPLALRAPWLPQHGLLTRYASYHPCLHIADPAWQRPGWLGRVGGAADTWILARREPDGFYYRAQIKAAPELERQGALLVEFEAPLVTGPEQPAQGQNVVLKEDVIQFSPSLECSLRPGDKVLALWGPDPQRYGPGTVILGLEATDPQRASKEEITVYFWNGKIATVPLGGVTWVPPAVWKKAVDRLQVSFTWERPSPLLWAPRCSLVGPVAGCVTNGLPLSTLLLCPACHPCACCQLLCQGCLCCCPLAGPTWWPLARTSGATAREHPEVGLKPTAQPMPLEDPEEEGGAVQVSMAASSSSTSSSSEEEDTENGLETGLPRRLTVDSMVNTDPILHEKSPRRQGGLCRPEWRYWRRNRAEPHPGKPGS encoded by the exons ATGGAACCGTCCGCAGGGCCTGGGATGCCTTTGCCCAAATACTGCAGTGTGGCCACAACCCTGAAGTCCCCTGCCTGGGCTGGCGCTGCTCCTCCCTGGGACCTCTCCTTCGCCTGCCCCCTCGCTCTCCGAGCACCCTGGCTCCCCCAGCACGGCCTCCTCACCAG ATATGCATCTTATCACCCGTGTCTCCACATTGCTGACCCAGCATGGCAGAGGCCTGGCTGGCTGGGAAGAGTTGGAGGTGCTGCTGACACATGGATCCTGGCAAGAAGGGAACCAGATGGCTTTTATTACAGGGCTCAGATAAAGGCTGCTCCAGAG CTGGAGAGGCAGGGGGCCCTGCTGGTGGAATTTGAGGCTCCCCTTGTCACAGGCCCAGAGCAGCCAGCCCAGGGGCAGAACGTGGTCTTAAAGGAAGATGTTATTCAGTTCTCACCATCCTTGGAATGCTCCCTGAGACCTGGGGACAAGGTGCTGGCACTCTGGGGGCCAGACCCACAGCGGTATGGCCCTGGCACTGTTATCTTGGGCTTGGAGGCGACAGACCCCCAGAGAG CATCAAAAGAAGAAATTACTGTTTACTTCTGGAATGGCAAGATAGCCACAGTGCCCTTAGGAGGGGTCACGTGGGTGCCCCCGGCTGTCTGGAAGAAGGCTGTGGACAGGCTGCAAGTGTCTTTCACCTGGGAgcgccccagccccctcctctgggCCCCTCGCTGCTCTCTGGTGGGGCCGGTTGCTGGATGTGTCACCAACGGGCTTCCTCTGAGCACTCTGCTCCTGTGCCCCGCCTGCCACCCGTGTGCCTGCTGCCAGCTGCTGTGCCAGGGCTGCCTCTGCTGCTGCCCCTTGGCTGGACCCACCTGGTGGCCTCTCGCCAGGACCTCGGGGGCCACAGCCAGAGAACATCCTGAGGTGGGGCTGAAGCCCACCGCCCAGCCCATGCCCCTGGAGGacccagaggaggaaggaggagcagtGCAGGTGTCCATGGCTGCTTCTTCCTCCTCTACTTCCTCTTCATCCGAAGAGGAGGACACAGAGAATGGACTGGAGACGGGCCTCCCTCGGAGGCTGACGGTGGACAGCATGGTCAACACAGACCCCATCCTTCATGAGAAGTCTCCAAGGAGGCAGGGTGGCCTCTGCCGGCCcgagtggaggtactggaggagAAACAGGGCTGAGCCGCATCCTGGGAAGCCAG GAAGCTAG
- the C10H11orf16 gene encoding uncharacterized protein C11orf16 homolog isoform X1, with the protein MEPSAGPGMPLPKYCSVATTLKSPAWAGAAPPWDLSFACPLALRAPWLPQHGLLTRYASYHPCLHIADPAWQRPGWLGRVGGAADTWILARREPDGFYYRAQIKAAPELERQGALLVEFEAPLVTGPEQPAQGQNVVLKEDVIQFSPSLECSLRPGDKVLALWGPDPQRYGPGTVILGLEATDPQRASKEEITVYFWNGKIATVPLGGVTWVPPAVWKKAVDRLQVSFTWERPSPLLWAPRCSLVGPVAGCVTNGLPLSTLLLCPACHPCACCQLLCQGCLCCCPLAGPTWWPLARTSGATAREHPEVGLKPTAQPMPLEDPEEEGGAVQVSMAASSSSTSSSSEEEDTENGLETGLPRRLTVDSMVNTDPILHEKSPRRQGGLCRPEWRYWRRNRAEPHPGKPGRPFAKAGLRPLLPSLPCVSQEPDAHVHSAGIESNTWGFVMLKGRLRVRGKGRFHLCNKAQQERMG; encoded by the exons ATGGAACCGTCCGCAGGGCCTGGGATGCCTTTGCCCAAATACTGCAGTGTGGCCACAACCCTGAAGTCCCCTGCCTGGGCTGGCGCTGCTCCTCCCTGGGACCTCTCCTTCGCCTGCCCCCTCGCTCTCCGAGCACCCTGGCTCCCCCAGCACGGCCTCCTCACCAG ATATGCATCTTATCACCCGTGTCTCCACATTGCTGACCCAGCATGGCAGAGGCCTGGCTGGCTGGGAAGAGTTGGAGGTGCTGCTGACACATGGATCCTGGCAAGAAGGGAACCAGATGGCTTTTATTACAGGGCTCAGATAAAGGCTGCTCCAGAG CTGGAGAGGCAGGGGGCCCTGCTGGTGGAATTTGAGGCTCCCCTTGTCACAGGCCCAGAGCAGCCAGCCCAGGGGCAGAACGTGGTCTTAAAGGAAGATGTTATTCAGTTCTCACCATCCTTGGAATGCTCCCTGAGACCTGGGGACAAGGTGCTGGCACTCTGGGGGCCAGACCCACAGCGGTATGGCCCTGGCACTGTTATCTTGGGCTTGGAGGCGACAGACCCCCAGAGAG CATCAAAAGAAGAAATTACTGTTTACTTCTGGAATGGCAAGATAGCCACAGTGCCCTTAGGAGGGGTCACGTGGGTGCCCCCGGCTGTCTGGAAGAAGGCTGTGGACAGGCTGCAAGTGTCTTTCACCTGGGAgcgccccagccccctcctctgggCCCCTCGCTGCTCTCTGGTGGGGCCGGTTGCTGGATGTGTCACCAACGGGCTTCCTCTGAGCACTCTGCTCCTGTGCCCCGCCTGCCACCCGTGTGCCTGCTGCCAGCTGCTGTGCCAGGGCTGCCTCTGCTGCTGCCCCTTGGCTGGACCCACCTGGTGGCCTCTCGCCAGGACCTCGGGGGCCACAGCCAGAGAACATCCTGAGGTGGGGCTGAAGCCCACCGCCCAGCCCATGCCCCTGGAGGacccagaggaggaaggaggagcagtGCAGGTGTCCATGGCTGCTTCTTCCTCCTCTACTTCCTCTTCATCCGAAGAGGAGGACACAGAGAATGGACTGGAGACGGGCCTCCCTCGGAGGCTGACGGTGGACAGCATGGTCAACACAGACCCCATCCTTCATGAGAAGTCTCCAAGGAGGCAGGGTGGCCTCTGCCGGCCcgagtggaggtactggaggagAAACAGGGCTGAGCCGCATCCTGGGAAGCCAGGTAGACCTTTTGCTAAGGCAGGGCTGAggcccctgctcccttccctcccgTGTGTCTCTCAGGAACCCGATGCACATGTCCACTCTGCTGGGATTGAAAGTAACACTTGGGGGTTTGTCATGTTGAAGGGGAGACTGCGAGTAAGAGGGAAGGGTAGGTTTCACTTATGCAATAAAGCTCAACAAGAAAGGATGGGCTGA